A genome region from Coffea arabica cultivar ET-39 chromosome 7e, Coffea Arabica ET-39 HiFi, whole genome shotgun sequence includes the following:
- the LOC113701378 gene encoding uncharacterized protein has product MDINPQKLTAWEPSMPVENHMAHHDHIFFETLWPNYVFENHQIPSSSSQHISTSAILSSGQIDHHHHDHPHQQMEEDQAEEDPEEELGAMKEMMFKIAAMQPVDIDPATIRKPKRRNVRISDDPQSVAARHRRERISEKIRILQRLVPGGTKMDTASMLDEAIRYVKFLKRQIRLLQANNPPPIGVPACPPLRTWSNNGLDPVTAPTATPISPIVGCNGNGDPMSFNNEVNSINTLTSYVARSSEFTSTEWKVKHIC; this is encoded by the exons ATGGATATCAACCCTCAAAAACTCACAGCATGGGAACCCTCCATGCCTGTGGAAAATCATATGgcacatcatgatcacattttcTTTGAGACTCTTTGGCCTAACTATGTCTTTGAAAACCATCAAATCCCTTCTTCGTCAAGccaacatatatcaacttcAGCTATTCTCAGCAGCGGTCAGATTGACCATCATCATCATGATCATCCTCATCAGCAGATGGAAGAAGATCAAGCAGAAGAAGATCCTGAGGAAGAACTAGGAGCCATGAAAGAAATGATGTTCAAGATTGCAGCTATGCAACCGGTGGATATTGATCCAGCAACCATTCGGAAGCCTAAAAGGCGAAATGTGCGCATTAGTGATGATCCCCAAAGTGTTGCAGCAAGGCATCGCCGCGAGAGAATCAGTGAAAAAATTCGAATTCTACAAAGACTCGTCCCTGGGGGAACAAAAATGGACACTGCATCCATGTTAGATGAAGCCATTCGCTATGTTAAGTTCTTGAAGCGACAAATCCGCCTACTCCAAGCTAATAATCCCCCACCCATCGGAGTTCCGGCATGTCCACCTCTTCGAACTTGGTCAAACAACGGTCTTGACCCTGTCACTGCTCCCACCGCTACCCCAATCTCCCCCATTGTAGGGTGCAATGGAAATGGTGATCCTATGAGCTTCAACAATGAG GTAAACTCCATCAATACTTTGACTTCATATGTTGCAAGAAGCAGTGAATTTACTTCCACAGAGTGGAAAGTTAAACATAT